A section of the Thauera chlorobenzoica genome encodes:
- the accD gene encoding acetyl-CoA carboxylase, carboxyltransferase subunit beta has protein sequence MSWLQKLLPPRIKRGQASARNKSIPEGVWSKCEGCEAVLYRADLDGNLGVCPKCGHHHRLRARRRLDILLDAEERIEIGAGVTPVDALKFKDSRKYPERLAAAAADTGEADAMVVMRGAIKTLPVVVACFEFEFLGGSMGSVVGERFVRGAREAYEQRLPFICITASGGARMQEGLLSLMQMAKTTASITRLAERRLPFVTVLTDPTMGGVSASFAFMGDVVVAEPGALIGFAGPRVIEQTVREKLPEGFQRAEFLLEKGAVDIIVDRREMRDRLAALLAMLARHPADVVAA, from the coding sequence ATGAGCTGGCTGCAGAAATTGCTGCCGCCGCGGATCAAGCGTGGCCAGGCATCGGCGCGCAACAAGTCGATCCCGGAAGGCGTATGGAGCAAGTGCGAGGGCTGCGAGGCGGTGCTGTACCGCGCCGATCTCGACGGCAACCTTGGCGTCTGCCCCAAGTGCGGCCACCATCACCGGCTGCGCGCACGGCGGCGCCTGGACATCCTCCTCGATGCGGAAGAGCGCATCGAGATCGGCGCCGGAGTCACCCCGGTCGACGCGCTGAAGTTCAAGGATTCGCGCAAGTATCCCGAGCGCCTGGCGGCCGCCGCTGCCGACACCGGCGAGGCCGACGCGATGGTGGTGATGCGCGGCGCGATCAAGACCCTGCCGGTGGTGGTGGCCTGCTTCGAGTTCGAATTCCTCGGCGGTTCGATGGGCTCGGTGGTGGGCGAGCGCTTCGTGCGCGGTGCGCGCGAAGCCTACGAGCAGCGCCTGCCGTTCATCTGCATCACCGCGTCGGGCGGCGCGCGCATGCAGGAAGGCCTGCTGTCCCTGATGCAGATGGCCAAGACCACGGCCTCGATCACCCGTCTGGCCGAGCGCCGCCTGCCTTTCGTGACCGTGCTGACCGACCCCACCATGGGCGGCGTGTCGGCCAGCTTCGCCTTCATGGGCGACGTCGTGGTCGCCGAGCCCGGGGCCCTGATCGGTTTCGCCGGGCCGCGGGTGATCGAGCAGACGGTGCGCGAGAAGCTTCCGGAAGGGTTCCAGCGCGCGGAGTTCCTGCTCGAAAAAGGCGCGGTCGATATCATCGTCGACCGGCGCGAGATGCGCGACCGGCTGGCCGCACTGCTCGCGATGCTGGCCCGCCACCCTGCCGACGTGGTTGCCGCCTGA
- a CDS encoding CbiQ family ECF transporter T component: MHSGLILLLWLAAVASIQVLPSAALWPAVLSCAAAALLFARVRSLRLLRRIRLLLLAIVILFAWFTPGEALLLDWPRVGPSREGSALALLHGARLVAVVCAVALLLEHLPLARLIGGLYALSRPLRLIGVPPERLALRLLLVLRYVDASPRGHKPMHWKEWLEDESTGSDNPSVLLQRERLSRTDAVVALGVFGMLFWWSLG, translated from the coding sequence ATGCATTCCGGTCTCATCCTGCTGCTCTGGCTCGCCGCCGTGGCCTCGATCCAGGTCCTGCCTTCTGCCGCCCTCTGGCCTGCGGTGCTGTCGTGTGCGGCCGCCGCCTTGCTGTTCGCGCGCGTGCGCAGCCTTCGCCTGTTGCGCCGGATCCGGCTGCTGCTGCTGGCGATCGTGATCCTGTTCGCCTGGTTTACGCCGGGCGAGGCGCTCCTGCTCGACTGGCCGCGGGTGGGGCCCAGTCGTGAGGGAAGCGCCCTCGCCCTGTTGCACGGCGCCCGGCTGGTGGCGGTCGTGTGCGCGGTCGCCTTGCTCCTCGAACACCTTCCCCTGGCGCGCCTGATCGGTGGCCTGTACGCGCTCAGTCGCCCCCTGCGCCTGATCGGGGTGCCGCCGGAGCGGCTGGCGCTGCGCCTGCTGCTGGTGCTGCGCTATGTCGATGCGTCGCCCCGCGGGCACAAGCCGATGCACTGGAAAGAGTGGCTGGAAGACGAGTCGACGGGCTCGGACAACCCCTCGGTGCTGCTGCAGCGCGAGCGCCTGAGCCGGACCGACGCCGTGGTCGCGCTCGGGGTGTTCGGGATGCTGTTCTGGTGGAGCCTGGGATGA
- a CDS encoding O-succinylhomoserine sulfhydrylase, whose product MTLPDEQAFRPDTLAVRAGTERTQFGEHGEAMYLTSSFVFDSAAQAAARFSGAEEGYVYARFSNPTVSAMQTRLAALEGAQACVATASGMSAILSLAMATLQAGDHIVASNGLFGATQQLFGGILAKFGIETSFVPATELDAYRDALRPRTKLFFIETPSNPLTEVVDIAAVATIAHEAGALLAVDNCFCTPVLQRPLALGADVVVHSATKYLDGQGRVLGGAIAGSKAVTDEVFKFLRTAGPTLSPFNAWVILKGLETLRIRMEAQSASALELARWLESQAGVARVHYPGLASHPQHELAMRQQKSGGAILSFELEGGRDAAWKVVDATRLISITANLGDTKSTITHPATTTHGRISAEARAAAGIGEGLLRIAVGLEDIEDLKEDLARGLAR is encoded by the coding sequence ATGACTCTTCCTGACGAGCAGGCCTTCCGCCCCGACACCCTCGCCGTACGTGCCGGAACCGAACGCACCCAGTTCGGCGAACACGGCGAGGCCATGTACCTCACTTCCAGCTTCGTGTTCGACAGTGCGGCCCAGGCCGCGGCGCGTTTTTCCGGTGCCGAGGAGGGCTATGTCTACGCCCGCTTCTCCAACCCCACCGTCAGCGCGATGCAGACCCGGCTCGCCGCGCTCGAAGGTGCACAAGCCTGCGTTGCGACCGCTTCGGGGATGTCGGCGATCCTGTCGCTGGCGATGGCGACCCTGCAGGCGGGAGATCACATCGTCGCCTCCAACGGGCTGTTCGGCGCCACCCAGCAGCTGTTCGGCGGCATCCTGGCGAAGTTCGGCATCGAGACGAGTTTCGTGCCCGCGACCGAACTCGATGCCTATCGCGACGCCCTGCGCCCGCGCACGAAGCTGTTCTTCATCGAGACGCCGTCGAATCCGCTCACCGAGGTGGTCGATATCGCCGCCGTGGCGACGATCGCGCACGAGGCGGGGGCGCTGCTCGCGGTGGACAACTGTTTCTGCACGCCGGTGTTGCAGCGCCCGCTGGCGCTGGGGGCCGACGTGGTGGTGCATTCGGCGACCAAGTACCTCGACGGCCAGGGGCGGGTGCTGGGCGGCGCCATCGCCGGCAGCAAGGCGGTGACCGACGAGGTGTTCAAGTTCCTGCGCACCGCAGGACCGACGCTGTCGCCGTTCAACGCCTGGGTGATCCTGAAAGGGCTGGAAACCCTGCGTATCCGCATGGAGGCGCAGTCGGCGAGCGCGCTGGAGCTGGCGCGCTGGCTGGAGTCGCAAGCCGGTGTGGCGCGGGTGCATTACCCCGGGCTTGCCTCGCATCCGCAGCACGAGCTGGCGATGCGCCAGCAAAAGAGCGGTGGCGCAATCCTGAGCTTCGAGCTCGAGGGCGGACGCGATGCGGCGTGGAAGGTGGTCGATGCAACGCGTCTGATCTCGATCACCGCGAACCTGGGTGACACCAAGAGCACGATCACGCATCCGGCCACCACCACCCACGGCCGCATCAGCGCCGAGGCACGGGCCGCCGCGGGGATTGGCGAGGGCCTGCTGCGGATCGCAGTCGGCCTCGAGGATATCGAGGATCTGAAGGAAGATCTGGCGCGGGGATTGGCACGCTGA
- the purF gene encoding amidophosphoribosyltransferase, with protein MCGILGVVATSPVNQLLYDGLQVLQHRGQDAAGIATSEGGRFHMHKGSGLVRDVFRTRNMRNLQGNWGIGHVRYPTAGSAYNAAEAQPFYVNSPFGLLLAHNGNLTNSEALKREMFLSDLRHINTSSDSEVLLNVLAHELQAACKGLKLDEDAVFRAVAEVHRRCRGAYAVVVMISGYGLLAFRDPYGIRPLVIGRNDTGAGCEWLVASESVAVDVLGYKLVRDIAPGEAVLIDTAGHFHSRQCADSTVHAPCMFEFVYLARPDSIIDGVSVYESRMKMGEFLADRMKRTMPHVHIDVVIPIPDSSRPSAMQMAQRLGLPFREGFVKNRYIGRTFIMPGQATRKKSVRQKLNTIHQEFKGKSVLLVDDSIVRGTTSREIVNMAREAGATKVYLASAAPPVRHANVYGIDMPTRAELIASDRSDEEICREIGADGLIYQDLDDLKASVRALNPALRFFETSCFDGSYITGDITTEYLNGVENQRGAAKPARPDSGDGDDDGGQLDLNLASGGER; from the coding sequence ATGTGCGGAATTCTCGGGGTCGTAGCCACCTCACCGGTCAATCAGCTGCTGTACGACGGGCTGCAGGTATTGCAGCACCGCGGTCAGGATGCCGCAGGCATCGCCACCTCGGAAGGTGGGCGCTTCCACATGCACAAGGGGTCGGGCCTGGTGCGCGACGTGTTCCGCACCCGCAACATGCGCAATCTGCAGGGCAACTGGGGGATCGGCCACGTGCGCTATCCCACCGCCGGCTCGGCCTACAATGCCGCCGAAGCGCAGCCGTTCTACGTCAATTCGCCTTTCGGCCTGCTGCTGGCGCACAACGGCAACCTGACGAACTCGGAAGCACTCAAGCGCGAGATGTTCCTCTCCGACCTGCGCCATATCAACACCAGCAGCGACTCCGAAGTCCTGCTCAACGTGCTCGCCCATGAGCTGCAGGCCGCCTGCAAGGGGCTCAAGCTCGACGAGGACGCGGTTTTCCGCGCGGTTGCCGAGGTGCACCGGCGTTGCCGCGGCGCCTATGCGGTGGTGGTGATGATCTCCGGCTACGGCCTGCTCGCCTTTCGCGATCCGTACGGCATCCGCCCGCTGGTGATCGGGCGCAACGACACCGGGGCTGGCTGTGAATGGCTGGTCGCTTCGGAATCGGTGGCAGTCGACGTGCTCGGCTACAAGCTGGTGCGCGACATCGCGCCCGGCGAAGCGGTGCTGATCGACACCGCCGGCCATTTCCACAGCCGGCAGTGCGCGGACAGCACGGTCCATGCGCCCTGCATGTTCGAGTTCGTCTATCTGGCGCGGCCGGATTCGATCATCGACGGCGTTTCGGTGTACGAATCGCGGATGAAGATGGGTGAATTCCTCGCCGACCGGATGAAGCGGACGATGCCGCACGTGCACATCGACGTGGTCATCCCGATCCCCGATTCCAGCCGTCCTTCGGCGATGCAGATGGCGCAGCGCCTGGGCCTGCCGTTCCGCGAAGGCTTCGTCAAGAACCGCTACATCGGCCGCACTTTCATCATGCCGGGCCAGGCCACGCGCAAGAAGTCGGTGCGCCAGAAGCTCAACACCATCCACCAGGAATTCAAGGGCAAGAGCGTGCTGCTGGTCGACGACTCGATCGTGCGCGGCACGACCAGCAGGGAAATCGTCAACATGGCGCGCGAAGCGGGGGCGACGAAGGTCTATCTGGCTTCGGCGGCGCCGCCGGTGCGCCACGCCAATGTCTATGGCATCGACATGCCGACCCGTGCCGAACTGATCGCCTCCGACCGCAGCGACGAGGAGATCTGCCGCGAGATCGGCGCCGACGGCTTGATCTACCAGGACCTGGACGATCTCAAGGCTTCGGTTCGCGCGCTCAATCCTGCGCTCAGGTTCTTCGAAACGTCCTGCTTTGATGGCAGCTACATCACTGGCGACATCACCACCGAATATCTCAACGGCGTCGAGAACCAGCGCGGCGCAGCCAAGCCGGCCAGGCCCGACAGCGGCGACGGCGATGACGACGGCGGCCAGCTCGATCTGAACCTGGCTTCCGGTGGCGAACGCTGA
- a CDS encoding SPOR domain-containing protein, with product MSDADNLEIKKRARRRLVGAIALALLAAIVLPMTMDQEPHSAVQDIQITIPDREAATGLQRPLAMAPPPVDIAPPPEEEDGVAAPGDKPAPAADSPPAPAPRPAPTPAPTPTPKPEAPVRPAPEAGPLPAVSAEEEARVRAILSGQPVPPRGESFVVQVGAFSEAAKAARLADELKAKGFPAYTEVVGSVTRVRVGPVPGRSAAEAVATRLKAGGHQAVLQAR from the coding sequence GTGAGCGACGCAGACAATCTGGAAATCAAGAAGCGTGCGCGGCGGCGGCTGGTTGGCGCCATTGCGCTGGCGCTGCTGGCGGCGATCGTGCTGCCGATGACGATGGATCAGGAGCCGCACTCCGCGGTCCAGGACATCCAGATCACCATCCCCGACCGGGAGGCCGCTACCGGGCTGCAGCGTCCGCTCGCGATGGCCCCGCCGCCCGTCGACATCGCTCCGCCGCCGGAAGAAGAGGACGGCGTTGCCGCCCCCGGCGACAAGCCGGCGCCGGCCGCCGACTCCCCGCCGGCACCGGCGCCAAGGCCTGCGCCGACTCCCGCACCGACTCCCACACCCAAACCGGAAGCGCCCGTGCGCCCGGCACCCGAGGCGGGTCCGCTTCCTGCCGTATCTGCCGAAGAGGAGGCCCGGGTGCGGGCGATCCTCAGCGGCCAGCCGGTGCCGCCGCGCGGTGAGTCCTTCGTCGTCCAGGTCGGTGCGTTCAGCGAGGCGGCGAAGGCGGCGCGTCTGGCCGACGAGCTCAAGGCGAAGGGCTTTCCTGCCTATACCGAGGTGGTGGGCAGCGTGACCCGGGTCCGGGTCGGGCCGGTGCCGGGACGATCCGCCGCCGAGGCGGTAGCGACCCGCCTCAAGGCGGGCGGCCACCAGGCCGTGCTGCAGGCGCGCTGA
- a CDS encoding CvpA family protein, protein MTVFDYVFLGILALSAAVGMWRGLVSEVMAVLAWVAALFAAWRYNEQAASVFSAMIAEPMWRQVAGAALVVVGVLLLAALLRYLLRELLRAAGLGATDRFFGALFGVARGLAVACVVVLIGGLAGVSREPWWTQALFSAPMESAVLAVKPWLPDAVADKIRFR, encoded by the coding sequence ATGACTGTATTCGATTACGTCTTTCTCGGAATCCTGGCCCTGTCTGCCGCAGTCGGCATGTGGCGCGGGCTGGTCAGCGAAGTGATGGCCGTGCTCGCCTGGGTGGCGGCGCTGTTCGCCGCATGGCGCTATAACGAACAGGCGGCGAGCGTGTTTTCCGCGATGATCGCAGAGCCGATGTGGCGCCAGGTGGCCGGCGCTGCGCTGGTGGTGGTCGGCGTGCTGCTGCTGGCGGCGTTGCTGCGTTATCTGCTGCGTGAGCTGCTGCGAGCCGCAGGGCTGGGGGCAACCGACCGCTTTTTCGGTGCCCTGTTCGGGGTCGCGCGCGGCCTGGCGGTCGCCTGCGTGGTGGTGCTGATCGGCGGACTCGCGGGCGTGTCGCGTGAGCCGTGGTGGACACAGGCATTGTTTTCGGCGCCGATGGAGTCGGCGGTCCTTGCGGTAAAACCCTGGCTGCCCGATGCGGTAGCCGACAAGATTCGATTCAGATAG
- the folC gene encoding bifunctional tetrahydrofolate synthase/dihydrofolate synthase — MPRGAERPLLPDTLAGWLDLLEQRHGQRIELGLERVRAVRAAMGAPSEAVLITVGGTNGKGSCCAMLESILLAAGYRVGCYTSPHLLRYNERVRIDGRDADDARLVAAFTAVEAARGDTELTYFEHGTLAAWAVFAAARPDVIILEVGLGGRLDAVNVFDADCAIVTSVAMDHMEYLGDTREKIGFEKAGIFRGGRPAVCGDPQPPASLLEHARAIGAELWVSGRDFGFGGDRQQWGYWRYAQPAAQGALLRRGGLAYPALRGANQLLNAAAVLTALECLRERLPVSMQHVRQGLMLVDVPGRFQVLPGRPTVVLDVAHNPQAAGVLAENLGNMGFYPETWAVLGMLGDKDVAGVVARMAGRVEHWLLTDLPGARGLSAQALAERVRAAGGQGDIDCFPSPAQAFVAAQERAAEGDRIVAFGSFLTVADVLAALRAARHG, encoded by the coding sequence ATGCCTCGCGGCGCCGAACGGCCGTTGTTGCCGGACACACTGGCCGGTTGGCTCGACCTCCTCGAACAGCGCCACGGGCAGCGCATCGAGCTCGGCCTCGAGCGCGTGCGTGCGGTGCGGGCGGCGATGGGTGCGCCATCGGAGGCGGTATTGATCACCGTCGGCGGCACCAACGGCAAGGGTTCGTGCTGCGCGATGCTCGAGAGCATCCTGCTCGCTGCCGGCTACCGGGTCGGCTGCTACACCTCGCCCCACCTGCTGCGCTACAACGAGCGCGTGCGCATCGACGGGCGGGACGCCGACGATGCGCGACTGGTCGCCGCGTTCACCGCGGTCGAGGCGGCGCGCGGCGACACCGAGCTGACCTACTTCGAGCACGGTACCCTCGCCGCCTGGGCGGTGTTCGCCGCCGCGCGTCCGGACGTGATCATCCTCGAAGTCGGCTTGGGCGGGCGCCTGGACGCGGTCAACGTGTTCGACGCCGACTGTGCGATCGTCACCAGCGTGGCGATGGACCATATGGAGTATCTCGGCGACACGCGCGAGAAGATCGGCTTCGAAAAGGCCGGCATTTTCCGCGGTGGCCGGCCTGCGGTATGCGGCGACCCCCAGCCGCCGGCCAGCCTGCTCGAACATGCGCGTGCGATCGGTGCCGAACTGTGGGTCAGTGGGCGGGACTTCGGCTTCGGCGGCGACCGCCAGCAGTGGGGTTACTGGCGCTATGCGCAGCCTGCCGCCCAGGGTGCGCTGCTCAGGCGCGGCGGGCTGGCTTACCCGGCGCTGCGCGGGGCCAACCAGCTGCTCAACGCCGCCGCCGTGCTGACCGCGCTCGAATGTCTGCGGGAGCGCCTGCCGGTGTCGATGCAGCACGTTCGCCAGGGCTTGATGCTGGTTGACGTGCCGGGGCGCTTCCAGGTGCTGCCGGGGCGGCCGACGGTGGTGCTCGATGTCGCGCACAACCCGCAAGCCGCCGGCGTGCTCGCGGAAAATCTCGGCAACATGGGGTTTTATCCCGAAACCTGGGCGGTGCTGGGCATGCTCGGCGACAAGGATGTCGCTGGCGTGGTGGCGCGGATGGCCGGCCGGGTCGAGCACTGGCTGCTGACGGATCTGCCCGGGGCGCGGGGGCTGTCGGCGCAGGCGCTGGCCGAGCGGGTGCGCGCGGCCGGCGGCCAGGGCGACATCGATTGTTTTCCGTCGCCTGCGCAAGCGTTTGTTGCAGCGCAGGAGCGCGCTGCCGAGGGTGATAGAATCGTCGCCTTCGGTTCCTTCCTGACGGTGGCGGACGTGCTTGCAGCGCTCAGGGCTGCGCGGCACGGGTGA
- the trpA gene encoding tryptophan synthase subunit alpha, with protein sequence MSTIHTVFQRLQAGGRKALIPFVTAGFPAPGLTLPLMHALVEGGADIIELGVPFSDPMADGPTIQRASERALAQGMSLRKVLDIVRTFRATDVTTPVVLMGYANPIEAMGAERFVAEAVAAGVDGVLVVDYPPEECVAFAATAKAGGLDPIFLLAPTSSAQRFADVARAGSGYIYYVSLKGVTGSGKLDVDEVARRIPQIRAAVGMPVGVGFGIRDAESARRIGAVADAVVIGSRIIEEIENNPGAEVACVTAFMRGIRAALDGLAPAKGEAQ encoded by the coding sequence ATGTCGACAATCCATACCGTTTTCCAGCGCCTGCAGGCCGGTGGCCGCAAGGCGCTCATCCCCTTCGTGACCGCCGGTTTTCCCGCCCCCGGGCTGACCTTGCCGCTGATGCATGCGCTGGTCGAAGGCGGCGCCGACATCATCGAGCTCGGTGTGCCGTTCTCCGATCCGATGGCCGACGGCCCGACGATCCAGCGCGCCTCCGAGCGTGCGCTCGCCCAGGGCATGAGCCTGCGCAAGGTGCTCGACATCGTGCGCACCTTCCGCGCCACCGATGTCACCACCCCGGTGGTGCTGATGGGCTATGCCAACCCGATCGAAGCCATGGGTGCCGAGCGCTTCGTCGCCGAGGCCGTCGCGGCCGGCGTCGACGGCGTGCTCGTGGTCGATTATCCGCCCGAGGAATGCGTCGCCTTCGCTGCGACGGCCAAGGCCGGCGGGCTGGATCCGATCTTCCTGCTCGCGCCGACCTCGTCCGCGCAGCGCTTCGCCGATGTCGCCCGCGCCGGCAGCGGCTACATCTACTACGTGTCGCTGAAGGGGGTGACCGGCAGCGGCAAGCTCGACGTCGATGAAGTGGCACGGCGCATCCCGCAGATCCGTGCCGCGGTCGGCATGCCGGTCGGGGTCGGCTTCGGCATTCGCGACGCCGAGAGCGCACGGCGCATCGGCGCGGTCGCCGACGCGGTCGTGATCGGCAGCCGCATCATCGAGGAAATCGAAAACAACCCGGGCGCGGAAGTGGCCTGCGTCACCGCCTTCATGCGGGGCATCCGTGCTGCGCTCGATGGGCTCGCGCCGGCAAAAGGAGAGGCACAATGA
- a CDS encoding phosphoribosylanthranilate isomerase gives MSRTRIKICGLTRAQDVRAAVQNGADAIGFVFYPPSPRAVDVDRAAELAALLPPFVTAVGLFVNPAPAEVEAVLARVPLQLLQFHGDEREADCARYGLPWIKAARMRAGVDLLEFALSHPRARGILVDAFVDGYGGGGKTFDWSLIPQGFGRPLVLSGGLDADNVAEAVRRVRPWAVDVSSGVESARGIKDAAKIAAFIAGVRDADG, from the coding sequence ATGTCCCGTACCCGAATCAAGATCTGCGGCCTGACGCGGGCGCAAGACGTGCGTGCGGCCGTCCAAAACGGCGCCGATGCGATCGGCTTCGTCTTCTATCCCCCCAGCCCGCGGGCGGTCGATGTCGACCGTGCGGCCGAGCTTGCCGCCTTGCTGCCGCCGTTCGTGACCGCGGTCGGCCTGTTCGTCAATCCCGCACCGGCCGAGGTCGAGGCGGTGCTCGCACGCGTACCCCTGCAGCTGCTGCAGTTCCACGGCGACGAGCGCGAAGCCGACTGCGCCCGCTACGGCCTGCCCTGGATCAAGGCGGCGAGGATGCGGGCGGGAGTCGATCTGCTAGAATTCGCCCTTTCGCATCCGCGCGCCCGCGGCATCCTGGTCGACGCCTTCGTCGACGGCTACGGCGGCGGAGGCAAGACTTTCGACTGGTCGCTGATCCCACAGGGCTTCGGGCGGCCGCTGGTGCTGTCCGGCGGCCTGGATGCGGACAACGTCGCCGAGGCGGTCCGCCGCGTTCGCCCGTGGGCGGTGGACGTATCGAGCGGAGTGGAAAGTGCCAGGGGAATCAAGGATGCGGCCAAGATCGCCGCGTTCATCGCCGGAGTTCGAGATGCAGATGGCTGA
- the trpB gene encoding tryptophan synthase subunit beta produces the protein MQMADTSYQFPDASGHFGPYGGVFVAETLMPALAELREAYAACQNDPAFVAEFEYELKHYVGRPSPIYHARRWSGLLGGAQIYLKREDLNHTGAHKVNNCIGQALVARRMGKQRVIAETGAGQHGVATATVAARYGMECVVYMGAEDVKRQAANVYRMKLLGATVVPVDSGSKTLKDALNEAMRDWVTHIADTFYIIGTVAGPHPYPMMVRDFQAVIGKECLVQMPEMAGRQPDYVIACVGGGSNAMGIFHPYLDMPGVKLVGVEAAGEGLDSGHHAASLTAGRPGVLHGNRTYLLQDEDGQIIETHSISAGLDYPGVGPEHAWLKDSARAEYVGVTDAEALQAFHDLCRLEGIIPALESSHALAHAARLAPTLPQDRILLVNLSGRGDKDMHTVAERSGLQF, from the coding sequence ATGCAGATGGCTGATACGTCTTACCAGTTTCCCGATGCCAGCGGGCATTTCGGCCCCTATGGCGGCGTGTTCGTCGCCGAAACCCTGATGCCGGCGCTGGCCGAACTGCGCGAGGCCTACGCCGCGTGCCAGAACGATCCCGCCTTCGTCGCCGAGTTCGAATACGAACTCAAGCACTACGTCGGCCGTCCGAGCCCGATCTACCACGCCAGACGCTGGTCCGGCCTGCTCGGCGGCGCCCAGATCTACCTCAAGCGCGAAGACCTCAACCACACCGGCGCGCACAAGGTGAACAACTGCATCGGCCAGGCGCTGGTCGCCCGCCGCATGGGCAAGCAGCGCGTGATCGCCGAGACCGGCGCCGGCCAGCACGGGGTCGCCACCGCCACCGTCGCCGCGCGCTACGGCATGGAGTGCGTGGTCTACATGGGCGCGGAGGACGTCAAGCGCCAGGCCGCCAACGTCTACCGCATGAAGCTGCTCGGCGCCACCGTGGTCCCGGTGGACTCGGGCTCGAAGACGCTGAAGGACGCGCTCAACGAAGCGATGCGCGACTGGGTCACCCACATCGCCGACACGTTCTACATCATCGGCACGGTCGCCGGCCCCCATCCCTACCCGATGATGGTGCGCGACTTCCAGGCCGTGATCGGCAAGGAATGCCTGGTGCAGATGCCCGAGATGGCCGGCCGCCAGCCCGATTACGTCATCGCCTGCGTCGGCGGTGGCTCCAACGCGATGGGCATCTTCCACCCCTACCTCGACATGCCCGGCGTCAAGCTCGTCGGCGTCGAGGCGGCGGGCGAGGGCCTCGACAGCGGCCACCACGCGGCGTCGCTGACGGCGGGCCGCCCGGGCGTGTTGCACGGCAACCGCACCTACCTGCTGCAGGACGAGGACGGCCAGATCATCGAGACCCATTCGATCTCCGCCGGCCTCGACTACCCGGGCGTCGGCCCCGAGCATGCCTGGCTGAAGGACTCTGCCCGTGCGGAGTACGTCGGCGTGACCGATGCCGAAGCCCTGCAGGCCTTCCACGACCTGTGCCGGCTCGAAGGCATCATCCCGGCGCTCGAGTCCTCGCATGCGCTGGCCCACGCGGCCAGGCTGGCACCGACCTTGCCGCAGGACCGCATTCTGCTTGTCAATCTGTCCGGGCGTGGCGACAAGGACATGCACACCGTCGCCGAGCGTTCCGGCCTCCAGTTCTGA
- the truA gene encoding tRNA pseudouridine(38-40) synthase TruA, with protein sequence MKRIVLGLEYAGDAFCGWQSQAHGRTVQDVLEAALGKIAAAPVRLHCAGRTDTGVHASVQVVHFDTCAQRPLSAWVRGVNALLPATVVVRWSAQADRAFHARYLATERQYRYILHNAPTRPALLAGRVGWFHLPLDLAWMAEAAACLVGTHDFSSFRAAGCQSKTPVRVMHEARVGRQGDYLLFDFRANGFLHHMIRNLVGALVYVGKGRYPPSWMGELLQARDRARAAPTFAPDGLYLCGVSYPPRWSLPGDGRIIALPQLPLA encoded by the coding sequence ATGAAGCGGATCGTGCTCGGGCTCGAATATGCGGGGGACGCGTTCTGCGGCTGGCAAAGCCAGGCGCACGGGCGCACCGTGCAGGATGTGCTGGAGGCCGCGCTCGGGAAGATCGCCGCCGCGCCGGTGCGGCTGCACTGCGCCGGGCGCACCGACACCGGGGTCCATGCAAGCGTCCAGGTGGTGCACTTCGATACCTGCGCGCAACGCCCGCTGTCGGCCTGGGTGCGCGGGGTCAACGCCCTGCTTCCGGCGACGGTGGTGGTGCGCTGGTCGGCGCAGGCCGACCGGGCATTCCATGCGCGCTATCTCGCCACCGAGCGCCAGTACCGCTACATCCTGCACAACGCCCCGACCCGGCCGGCCCTGCTGGCGGGGCGGGTGGGCTGGTTCCATCTGCCGCTCGACCTGGCGTGGATGGCCGAGGCTGCCGCCTGCCTGGTCGGAACCCACGACTTTTCCTCGTTCCGGGCCGCCGGCTGCCAGTCGAAGACGCCGGTGCGGGTGATGCACGAGGCCCGGGTCGGGCGCCAGGGCGACTACCTGCTGTTTGATTTCCGCGCCAACGGCTTTCTCCACCACATGATCCGTAACCTGGTCGGCGCCCTGGTCTATGTCGGCAAGGGACGTTACCCGCCCTCCTGGATGGGCGAACTGCTGCAAGCGCGCGATCGCGCCCGCGCCGCACCGACCTTCGCTCCCGACGGCCTCTACCTGTGCGGGGTGAGCTACCCGCCGCGCTGGTCGCTGCCAGGTGATGGGCGTATCATCGCGCTGCCCCAGCTTCCTCTCGCCTGA